In Nonomuraea muscovyensis, one genomic interval encodes:
- a CDS encoding GH1 family beta-glucosidase: MSTARFPEGFVWGVSTSAYQIEGATAEDGRGPSIWDSFAGGRNGDPACDHYRRYPEDVRLMKDLGLAAYRFSVSWPRVLPEGHGRLNDKGLDFYDRLVDELLAAGIAPYATLYHWDLPQALEDLGGWTSRDTASRFADYARTVHDRLGDRVDTWFTLNEPWVAAFVGHASGVHAPGRRSAADAFVSAHHMLLAHGLALEALREGGVARAGIVLNLSPVLTPAQLADFSLRPPEEDAEAVARIDALHNRQFLEPVLRGRYPEDLLPLVARTAGLGHVHDGDLDVIGRPIDLLGVNYYTPIAVQAQPGAPAQPDFPGSEGVLFCSVPTAVTAMGWPIVPSGLSLVLRRLTADYPGTELMITENGADFVDVVTADGIHDVDRIGFVEEHLRALRTSLDEGARVRGYLLWSLLDCVEWADGYRRKFGIVHVDFVTQRRRLKDSALWFRDVVSRNGLGDERPKRPTLETVAARANVSRATVSRVVNGEASVSPEVRAAVLRAVQELGYVPNAAARSLVTRRTDSVALVLSTAAPQGDALVAAVVRYATSVLEGAGKQITLMLADTAESRRRVVQHVEARQVDGVVLLPPDGHGPLAERLARTGVPVVLLGKPAIASLVPYVDVDHVAGAAAATAHLLERGRRRIGVVCGPTEVVAVQDRLTGHRATLQEAGLRPLPAPAGHDRGSGEQAARQLLADHPGLDAVFATSDDLAIGALSAARAAGRRVPDDLAVVGFDDIDAASCTAPPLTTVRVPVTDQALALARLLLSRLDGRHAAPVVLPTRLVVRDSS, encoded by the coding sequence ATGAGCACGGCACGGTTCCCCGAGGGGTTCGTGTGGGGAGTGTCCACGTCCGCCTACCAGATCGAGGGCGCCACCGCCGAGGACGGCCGCGGCCCGTCCATCTGGGACTCCTTCGCCGGCGGACGCAACGGCGACCCGGCCTGCGACCACTACCGGCGCTACCCCGAGGACGTCCGGCTGATGAAGGACCTGGGCCTCGCGGCCTACCGGTTCTCGGTGAGCTGGCCCCGCGTGCTGCCCGAGGGGCACGGCCGGCTCAACGACAAGGGCCTCGACTTCTACGACCGGCTGGTGGACGAGCTGCTGGCCGCCGGCATCGCGCCGTACGCCACGCTCTACCACTGGGACCTGCCGCAGGCGCTGGAGGACCTGGGCGGCTGGACCTCGCGCGACACGGCGAGCCGCTTCGCCGACTACGCGCGGACCGTCCACGACCGGCTCGGCGACCGCGTCGACACCTGGTTCACCCTCAACGAGCCGTGGGTGGCGGCCTTCGTCGGCCACGCCTCCGGCGTGCACGCCCCCGGCAGGAGGTCGGCGGCCGACGCGTTCGTCAGCGCCCACCACATGCTGCTCGCCCACGGGCTCGCGCTGGAGGCGCTGCGCGAGGGAGGCGTCGCCAGGGCCGGCATCGTGCTCAACCTGTCACCCGTGCTCACCCCCGCCCAGCTCGCCGACTTCTCCCTGCGCCCGCCCGAGGAGGACGCCGAGGCGGTGGCCAGGATCGACGCCCTGCACAACCGGCAGTTCCTGGAGCCCGTCCTGCGCGGCCGCTACCCCGAGGACCTGCTGCCACTCGTGGCGCGCACCGCCGGGCTGGGGCACGTCCACGACGGCGACCTCGACGTCATCGGCCGGCCGATCGACCTGCTCGGCGTCAACTACTACACGCCCATCGCGGTGCAGGCCCAGCCCGGGGCCCCGGCCCAGCCCGACTTCCCGGGCAGCGAAGGCGTCCTGTTCTGCAGCGTGCCGACCGCGGTGACCGCCATGGGCTGGCCCATCGTGCCGAGCGGCCTGTCCCTGGTCCTGCGGCGGCTGACCGCCGACTACCCCGGCACCGAACTGATGATCACCGAGAACGGCGCCGACTTCGTGGACGTCGTGACCGCCGACGGCATCCACGACGTCGACCGGATCGGCTTCGTCGAGGAACACCTGCGCGCCCTGCGCACGTCCCTCGACGAGGGCGCCCGGGTGCGCGGCTACCTGCTGTGGTCGCTGCTCGATTGCGTCGAGTGGGCCGACGGCTACCGGCGCAAGTTCGGCATCGTGCACGTCGACTTCGTCACCCAGCGGCGGCGGCTCAAGGACAGCGCCCTGTGGTTCCGCGACGTCGTCAGCCGCAACGGGCTCGGCGACGAACGGCCCAAACGGCCCACCCTGGAGACCGTCGCCGCCCGCGCGAACGTCTCCCGCGCCACCGTCTCGCGCGTCGTCAACGGCGAGGCGTCGGTCAGCCCCGAGGTCCGCGCCGCCGTGCTGCGGGCCGTGCAGGAGCTCGGCTACGTGCCGAACGCCGCCGCCCGCAGCCTCGTCACCCGCCGCACCGACTCTGTCGCCCTGGTGCTGTCCACGGCCGCGCCCCAGGGCGACGCGCTCGTCGCCGCCGTCGTCCGCTACGCCACCAGCGTGCTCGAAGGGGCCGGCAAGCAGATCACGCTCATGCTCGCCGACACCGCCGAGAGCCGGCGGCGCGTCGTGCAGCACGTCGAGGCGCGGCAGGTGGACGGGGTGGTGCTGCTGCCGCCCGACGGCCACGGCCCGCTCGCCGAACGCCTGGCCCGCACCGGGGTGCCCGTCGTCCTGCTGGGCAAGCCCGCCATCGCCTCGCTCGTGCCGTACGTGGACGTCGACCACGTCGCCGGCGCCGCCGCCGCCACCGCGCACCTGCTGGAGCGCGGCCGCCGCCGCATCGGCGTGGTCTGCGGGCCGACGGAGGTCGTCGCCGTCCAGGACCGCCTCACCGGCCACCGTGCCACGCTGCAGGAGGCGGGGCTGCGGCCCCTGCCGGCGCCGGCCGGACACGACCGCGGCTCGGGGGAGCAGGCCGCCCGGCAGCTCCTCGCCGACCATCCGGGGCTGGACGCCGTCTTCGCCACCTCCGACGACCTGGCGATCGGCGCCCTGAGCGCGGCGCGCGCCGCGGGGCGCCGGGTGCCGGACGACCTGGCGGTCGTGGGCTTCGACGACATCGACGCGGCCTCCTGCACCGCGCCGCCGCTCACCACGGTCCGGGTGCCGGTGACGGACCAGGCGCTCGCCCTGGCCCGCCTCCTGCTGTCCCGCCTCGACGGCCGCCACGCCGCCCCGGTGGTGCTCCCCACCCGGCTCGTGGTGCGCGACTCGTCGTGA
- the rocD gene encoding ornithine--oxo-acid transaminase: MSTSAQLIDVIERRSAHNYHPLPVVIHEAEGAWVTDVEGRRFLDCLSGYSSLNFGHGNPKIVQAAQKQLQNLTLTSRAFYHDQFAAFCAGLGDLTGKDMILPMNTGAEAVETAIKVARKWGYEVKGVEPEQATIIVMEDNFHGRTTTIVSFSTDPDAHDGFGPYTPGFKIVKYGSVEAIREAIDANTVAVLLEPIQGEAGVLVPPDGYLTQVRELCTAEGILMIADEIQSGLGRTGETFACDHEGVVPDMYVLGKALGGGVVPVSAIAANTDVLGVIKPGQHGSTFGGNPLACAVGNAVIEILNTGEYQERAARLGEVLHARLREMVGEGVVTVRGRGLWAGVDIDPSLATGREVSEALMERGVLAKDTHGSTIRLAPPIVISEEDLLWAVDRLADAIASFRR, encoded by the coding sequence ATGAGCACCAGCGCACAGCTGATCGACGTCATCGAGCGCCGCAGCGCGCACAACTATCACCCGCTGCCCGTGGTGATCCACGAGGCGGAGGGCGCCTGGGTGACCGACGTGGAAGGGCGGCGGTTCCTCGACTGCCTGTCCGGTTACTCGTCGCTCAACTTCGGCCACGGCAACCCGAAGATCGTCCAGGCGGCCCAGAAGCAGCTGCAGAACCTCACGCTGACCAGCCGGGCGTTCTACCATGACCAGTTCGCGGCGTTCTGCGCCGGGCTGGGCGACCTCACCGGCAAGGACATGATCCTGCCGATGAACACCGGCGCCGAGGCCGTGGAGACCGCCATCAAGGTGGCGCGCAAGTGGGGCTACGAGGTCAAGGGCGTCGAGCCGGAGCAGGCCACCATCATCGTGATGGAGGACAACTTCCACGGCCGCACGACCACGATCGTCAGCTTCTCCACCGACCCCGACGCGCACGACGGCTTCGGCCCGTACACGCCCGGATTCAAGATCGTCAAGTACGGGTCGGTCGAGGCGATCCGCGAGGCGATCGACGCCAACACCGTGGCCGTGCTGCTGGAGCCCATCCAGGGCGAGGCCGGCGTGCTGGTGCCGCCGGACGGCTACCTCACCCAGGTGCGCGAGCTGTGCACCGCCGAGGGCATCCTGATGATCGCCGACGAGATCCAGTCGGGGCTGGGCCGCACGGGCGAGACGTTCGCGTGCGACCACGAGGGCGTGGTGCCCGACATGTACGTTCTCGGCAAGGCCCTGGGCGGCGGCGTCGTGCCGGTGTCGGCGATCGCCGCGAACACCGACGTGCTGGGCGTGATCAAGCCGGGCCAGCACGGGTCCACCTTCGGCGGCAACCCGCTGGCCTGCGCCGTGGGCAACGCCGTCATCGAGATCCTCAACACCGGCGAGTACCAGGAGCGGGCCGCCCGGCTCGGCGAGGTGCTGCACGCGCGGCTGCGCGAGATGGTCGGCGAGGGCGTGGTGACCGTGCGCGGGCGCGGCCTGTGGGCGGGCGTCGACATCGACCCGTCGCTGGCCACCGGCCGCGAGGTGTCGGAGGCGCTGATGGAGCGCGGGGTGCTGGCCAAGGACACGCACGGCTCCACGATCCGGCTCGCGCCGCCGATCGTGATCTCCGAGGAGGACCTCCTCTGGGCCGTGGACCGGCTGGCGGACGCCATCGCGTCGTTCCGCCGCTGA
- the ddaH gene encoding dimethylargininase: MPKHFLMCRPDHFTVEYAINPWMDPSAGADRDVAIRQWEGLKSAYEELGHRVSLIDPVEGLPDMVFAANGALVVDRRVYGARFAFPQRGPEGPAYLRWFAERGFEVMDPSHVNEGEGDFLTLEDVVLAGTGFRTDVTAHLEAQEFVGRPVISLRLVDPRFYHLDTALFPLDGRNVCYYPDAFSAGSQALLRRMFPDAVLAGARDAEVLGLNAVSDGTHVVINAEASDLQLELKRRGYEPIPVDLSELRKAGGGPKCCTLEIRGEE, translated from the coding sequence ATGCCCAAACACTTCCTCATGTGCCGCCCGGACCACTTCACGGTCGAGTACGCGATCAACCCGTGGATGGATCCGTCGGCGGGCGCCGACCGCGACGTCGCGATCCGGCAGTGGGAGGGCCTGAAGTCGGCCTACGAGGAGCTCGGGCACCGTGTCAGCCTGATCGACCCGGTCGAGGGGCTGCCCGACATGGTCTTCGCCGCCAACGGCGCGCTGGTGGTGGACCGGCGCGTGTACGGGGCGCGGTTCGCCTTCCCGCAGCGTGGCCCGGAGGGCCCGGCCTACCTGCGCTGGTTCGCCGAGCGGGGGTTCGAGGTGATGGATCCCTCGCACGTCAACGAGGGCGAGGGCGACTTCCTCACGCTCGAGGACGTCGTGCTGGCCGGCACGGGCTTCCGCACGGACGTGACGGCGCACCTGGAGGCCCAGGAGTTCGTCGGCCGGCCGGTCATCTCGCTGAGGCTGGTGGACCCGCGGTTCTACCACCTCGACACGGCGCTGTTCCCGCTGGACGGCCGTAACGTCTGCTACTACCCGGACGCCTTCTCCGCGGGCAGCCAGGCGCTGCTGCGCCGGATGTTCCCCGACGCGGTGCTCGCCGGCGCGCGTGACGCCGAGGTGCTCGGCCTCAACGCGGTCAGCGACGGCACCCACGTGGTGATCAATGCTGAGGCCTCCGACCTGCAGTTGGAGCTGAAGCGGCGCGGCTACGAGCCGATCCCGGTGGACCTGTCCGAGCTGCGCAAGGCCGGCGGCGGTCCGAAGTGCTGCACACTGGAAATCAGGGGGGAAGAGTAG
- a CDS encoding RNA polymerase sigma factor codes for MREDRHVVSVRALPETLDDSVLIERSLSDPESFASLFDRHAEEIHRYAARRLGAELADDVTGEVFLAAFRGRARYDRSWPDSRPWLYGIATKVVAQHRRAERRRNHALSKVSAERPGTFDERSADRVTAEQLQPKLARALTRLSAAERDLLLLVAWADLTYEEAAVALGVPVGTVRSRLHRLRVKLRRALGAANPFAEESQHG; via the coding sequence ATGAGAGAGGACCGGCACGTGGTGAGTGTTCGGGCATTACCTGAAACGCTGGACGACTCGGTGCTGATCGAGCGTTCACTGAGCGACCCGGAGAGTTTCGCGTCGCTGTTCGACCGGCACGCCGAGGAGATCCACCGGTACGCCGCCCGGCGCCTCGGAGCGGAGCTGGCCGACGACGTGACGGGGGAGGTGTTCCTCGCCGCCTTCCGGGGCCGGGCGCGCTACGACCGCTCCTGGCCGGACTCCCGGCCGTGGCTGTACGGGATCGCCACCAAGGTCGTCGCCCAGCACCGCCGGGCCGAACGGCGGCGCAACCACGCGCTGTCCAAGGTGAGCGCCGAACGGCCCGGCACGTTCGACGAGCGCAGCGCCGACCGGGTCACCGCCGAGCAGCTCCAGCCGAAGCTGGCCAGGGCGCTGACCAGGCTGAGCGCGGCCGAGCGCGACCTGCTGCTCCTGGTCGCCTGGGCCGACCTCACCTACGAGGAGGCGGCCGTCGCGCTGGGCGTGCCCGTCGGCACGGTCCGGTCCCGGCTGCACCGGCTCCGCGTGAAGCTACGCAGAGCCCTCGGCGCCGCCAACCCCTTCGCAGAGGAGTCCCAGCATGGATGA
- a CDS encoding DUF5941 domain-containing protein: protein MITYPQAAATPTPDPDEERRRIQTARLLAYRDDGPLVHALAGRLGKGLPPVPATLAALVAIVAVTASGLLEPGPTLLVPVLIAIVLVVPTAPRDHLGRLDWLTPPLLRGTEFLTIVVVGLAADAPKWLLFVLVYVVGYHTYDTVYRTRQSIWPPAWVFHAGLGWELRLLIIGVGAALGWLTVVLAVLTAYLFVLFAVESVTSWVRLDKASAQAGADAEQDLEASPEDALEQATGEAEKG from the coding sequence ATGATCACCTACCCGCAGGCCGCCGCCACCCCCACGCCGGACCCCGACGAGGAACGCCGCCGCATCCAGACCGCCCGTCTGCTGGCCTACCGCGACGACGGCCCGCTCGTCCACGCGCTGGCCGGCCGGCTCGGCAAGGGCCTGCCGCCGGTCCCGGCGACGCTGGCCGCCCTCGTCGCGATCGTCGCCGTGACCGCCTCGGGCCTGCTGGAGCCGGGGCCGACGCTGCTCGTCCCGGTGCTCATCGCGATCGTGCTCGTCGTGCCGACCGCGCCCCGCGACCACCTGGGCCGCCTCGACTGGCTCACCCCGCCGCTGCTGCGCGGCACCGAGTTCCTGACCATCGTCGTGGTGGGGTTGGCTGCCGACGCGCCCAAGTGGCTGCTGTTCGTGCTCGTCTACGTGGTCGGCTACCACACCTACGACACCGTCTACCGGACGCGGCAGAGCATCTGGCCGCCCGCCTGGGTGTTCCACGCGGGGCTCGGCTGGGAGCTGCGGCTGCTCATCATCGGCGTGGGCGCGGCGCTCGGCTGGCTGACGGTCGTGCTCGCGGTGCTGACGGCGTACCTGTTCGTGCTCTTCGCGGTGGAGAGCGTGACGAGCTGGGTGCGCCTGGACAAGGCGTCGGCGCAGGCCGGCGCGGACGCCGAGCAGGATCTGGAGGCCTCCCCCGAGGACGCTTTGGAGCAGGCCACCGGCGAGGCCGAGAAGGGCTGA
- a CDS encoding glycoside hydrolase family 16 protein, translating to MTPRTSAPRSRLAALAVALATMAALLVHAAVSASAAVPPTPSGWSLVWSDDFDGSAGSPPSSANWIVDTGHNYPGGPANWGTGEIQNYTANPANLGLDGSGNLRITPQRSGSGEWTSARIETRRGDFKPADGRVLRIEGRIQMPNVTGEAALGYWPAFWALGSPYRGNYWNWPGIGEFDIMENVNGLNSVWAVLHCGVNPGGPCNETNGLGASRACPGSTCQSAFHTYRFEWDRSVSPNQLRWYVDGQQFHSLNQSQFDATTWSDMTGHAGYFLLLNVAVGGAFPNGVAGFGTPTAATVPGRPMVVDYVAVWQSGGSGPTPTVTPTVPGGVDARSTIQAERHQAQSGTIVEATTDTGGGQNVGAIGNGDWLRFDGVDFGSRPAGQFRARVASGAGGGVSGLVQVRLGSPTAPPIGDFALANTGGWQSWRTVPANISPVTGTHTVYLTFSSGQPADFVNVNWFTFAD from the coding sequence ATGACCCCCCGCACCTCCGCCCCCCGCAGCCGCCTGGCGGCCCTGGCCGTGGCACTGGCCACGATGGCCGCCCTCCTCGTGCACGCCGCCGTGAGCGCCTCCGCGGCCGTGCCGCCCACCCCGTCCGGCTGGTCGCTCGTGTGGTCCGACGACTTCGACGGCTCCGCCGGCTCCCCGCCCTCCTCCGCCAACTGGATCGTTGACACCGGCCACAACTACCCCGGCGGCCCCGCCAACTGGGGCACCGGGGAGATCCAGAACTACACGGCGAACCCCGCCAACCTCGGCCTCGACGGCTCCGGCAACCTGCGCATCACCCCGCAGCGCAGCGGCTCCGGCGAGTGGACGTCCGCGCGCATCGAGACCAGGCGGGGCGACTTCAAGCCCGCCGACGGCCGCGTGCTGCGCATCGAGGGCCGCATCCAGATGCCGAACGTGACCGGCGAGGCCGCCCTCGGCTACTGGCCGGCGTTCTGGGCGCTCGGCTCCCCGTACCGGGGGAACTACTGGAACTGGCCGGGCATCGGCGAGTTCGACATCATGGAGAACGTCAACGGCCTCAACTCCGTCTGGGCCGTGCTCCACTGCGGCGTCAACCCCGGCGGCCCGTGCAACGAGACCAACGGCCTCGGCGCCAGCCGCGCCTGCCCCGGCTCCACCTGCCAGTCGGCCTTCCACACCTACCGCTTCGAGTGGGACCGCAGCGTCAGTCCCAACCAGCTCCGCTGGTACGTCGACGGCCAGCAGTTCCACAGCCTCAACCAGTCGCAGTTCGACGCGACCACCTGGTCCGACATGACCGGCCACGCCGGCTACTTCCTGCTGCTGAACGTGGCCGTGGGCGGGGCCTTCCCCAACGGTGTGGCCGGGTTCGGCACACCCACCGCCGCCACCGTGCCCGGTCGGCCGATGGTGGTCGACTACGTCGCGGTGTGGCAGAGCGGCGGCTCCGGGCCGACGCCCACGGTCACGCCCACCGTTCCCGGCGGGGTGGACGCCCGCTCCACCATCCAGGCCGAACGCCACCAGGCGCAGTCGGGCACCATCGTGGAGGCCACCACCGACACGGGCGGCGGGCAGAACGTCGGAGCCATCGGCAACGGCGACTGGCTCCGCTTCGACGGGGTCGACTTCGGCAGCCGGCCGGCCGGGCAGTTCCGCGCCCGGGTGGCGTCGGGGGCCGGAGGCGGGGTCAGCGGGCTCGTCCAGGTGCGGCTCGGCAGCCCGACGGCCCCGCCGATCGGCGACTTCGCGCTGGCCAACACCGGCGGCTGGCAGAGCTGGCGGACGGTGCCGGCCAACATCTCACCGGTGACGGGCACGCACACGGTCTACCTGACCTTCTCCAGCGGGCAGCCGGCCGACTTCGTCAACGTCAACTGGTTCACCTTCGCCGACTAG
- a CDS encoding CU044_5270 family protein, translating to MDDEIRVFAAGRPAAPPYSDEARARARDRLLREARGQARGQGGLRRPRLGRFRPGWQAVAAFGITVTLVGGVAVALSGQRTGPDAATSVTRADDAFPELHPRPGQFVLVESDTMYASLTIHEGGETRHLRRSHRKIWQSVDGSADGLLVIEGREPKPYPGETELPKDATNWRGSDWVTLAFCPRVEAVYRDSFAYLSTLPAEPAAMREQLYREQSRPSTEEESDLRAFRVAAEMLREGYLPRAQREALYEAVRTIDGVTEVEGVADSAGRRGVALGLTEARLGVREEIIFDPVTRMMLGERATVVDESVAKAPKGGVVAHTAQLKVSVVEEVPEPPAGTPRSECMPSPSKAPSAQPTAPSDTPAAVRPSTPLPDAPDAARPTTLPADATGTPDGPSPAAPTPDVTQGPASIAPTPGVTDGPVQRATPSSVPAS from the coding sequence ATGGATGACGAGATCCGCGTCTTCGCGGCCGGCCGGCCCGCCGCTCCGCCGTACTCCGACGAAGCACGCGCGCGGGCCCGCGACCGGCTGCTGCGCGAGGCGCGCGGGCAGGCGCGCGGGCAGGGCGGCCTGCGCCGGCCACGGCTGGGCCGGTTCCGGCCGGGCTGGCAGGCCGTGGCCGCGTTCGGGATCACGGTCACCCTGGTCGGGGGCGTGGCCGTGGCCCTGTCGGGGCAGCGCACAGGTCCCGACGCGGCCACGTCCGTGACCCGGGCCGACGACGCCTTTCCCGAACTGCACCCTAGACCGGGCCAGTTCGTCCTGGTGGAGTCGGACACCATGTACGCGTCGCTCACGATCCACGAGGGCGGCGAGACCCGCCACCTCCGCCGCTCGCACCGCAAGATCTGGCAGTCGGTGGACGGGAGCGCCGACGGCCTCCTGGTGATCGAGGGCCGCGAGCCGAAGCCCTACCCAGGCGAGACGGAACTGCCGAAGGACGCCACGAACTGGCGCGGCTCCGACTGGGTCACGCTGGCCTTCTGCCCGCGGGTCGAGGCGGTGTACAGGGACTCCTTCGCCTACCTGAGCACGCTGCCCGCCGAGCCCGCCGCGATGCGCGAGCAGCTCTACCGGGAACAGTCGCGACCGTCCACCGAGGAAGAGTCCGACCTGCGGGCCTTCAGGGTCGCCGCCGAGATGCTCCGCGAGGGCTACCTGCCCAGGGCGCAACGTGAGGCCCTGTACGAGGCGGTCAGGACGATCGACGGGGTGACCGAGGTGGAGGGGGTCGCGGACTCCGCCGGGCGGCGCGGCGTGGCACTCGGCCTGACCGAGGCGCGGCTGGGCGTCCGGGAGGAGATCATCTTCGATCCGGTGACGCGCATGATGCTGGGCGAGCGGGCGACGGTCGTGGACGAGTCGGTCGCCAAGGCCCCGAAGGGCGGCGTCGTGGCCCACACGGCCCAGCTGAAGGTCTCGGTCGTGGAGGAGGTGCCCGAGCCTCCGGCCGGGACCCCGCGCAGCGAGTGCATGCCCTCGCCGAGCAAGGCCCCGTCGGCGCAGCCCACCGCCCCGTCGGACACGCCGGCCGCCGTCCGGCCCAGCACGCCGCTGCCGGACGCCCCGGACGCCGCCCGCCCCACCACCCTGCCCGCGGACGCCACGGGAACGCCGGACGGCCCGTCACCGGCCGCGCCGACCCCGGACGTCACGCAGGGCCCGGCCTCGATCGCTCCCACCCCGGGAGTCACGGACGGCCCGGTCCAGCGCGCCACGCCGTCCAGCGTGCCGGCCTCCTGA
- a CDS encoding CDP-alcohol phosphatidyltransferase family protein, producing MTRVVLLGSSPGPDTAPTGLRLAVLPGAPTVAERLRSQILSLDPRPAAIASGDLAAALRDLADVAESATESLFVIPGDSVIHDELIYQITKSKRGVLALIAKEPRPELTEEEAEREEHIPIDEAEPEISDRRHEGLPVRARAGKSRIVSVGTAHHAVTRPNAVVLGPLHVSARNAPVLAETCRELAAMADAFGPDDDLMQLVVFGLVRKGVSVGIRGRRDLYYRRVTSQADLDEAVAVMSGIDEDRARLDNAVKGADGFFTTYFVSTYSRFIARWAARRGLTPNQVTLISITLGVLAAACFATGDRPWMVLGGVLIYFAFVFDCVDGQVARYARKFGVLGAWLDATFDRFKEYVVFAGLAVGWVVSGNGDDIWILALAAIGLQSVRHLLDFSFGIANRRSKPPAQLPTLPLAAPDDRDLRKALERRKVERSQGIRGLLKMWSKAGRYRAVHWARKMIVFPIGERFAAIAITAALFDARITFLTLVVWGTVAAAYTLTGRLMRSLA from the coding sequence ATGACCCGCGTGGTCCTGCTGGGCTCTTCGCCCGGCCCTGACACCGCTCCGACCGGCCTGAGGCTCGCCGTGTTGCCCGGCGCACCCACCGTGGCCGAGCGGCTACGCAGCCAGATCCTCTCCCTGGATCCGCGACCCGCCGCCATCGCGTCCGGCGACCTGGCCGCCGCCCTGCGCGACCTCGCCGACGTCGCGGAGTCCGCGACGGAGAGCCTCTTCGTCATCCCCGGCGACTCCGTGATCCACGACGAGCTGATCTACCAGATCACCAAGTCGAAGCGCGGCGTGCTGGCGCTCATCGCCAAGGAGCCCCGCCCGGAGCTCACCGAGGAGGAGGCGGAGCGGGAAGAGCACATCCCGATCGACGAGGCCGAGCCCGAGATCAGCGACCGCAGGCACGAGGGGCTGCCCGTGCGCGCCCGCGCCGGCAAGTCCAGGATCGTCTCGGTCGGCACCGCCCACCACGCCGTGACCAGGCCCAACGCGGTGGTCCTCGGCCCGCTGCACGTCAGCGCGCGCAACGCCCCCGTGCTGGCCGAGACCTGCCGCGAGCTGGCCGCCATGGCCGACGCGTTCGGCCCCGACGACGACCTCATGCAGCTCGTCGTGTTCGGCCTGGTGCGCAAGGGCGTGTCGGTCGGCATCCGGGGCCGCCGCGACCTCTACTACCGCCGGGTCACCTCCCAGGCCGACCTCGACGAGGCCGTCGCCGTGATGAGCGGCATCGACGAGGACCGCGCCCGGCTCGACAACGCGGTGAAGGGCGCCGACGGCTTCTTCACCACCTACTTCGTCTCCACCTACTCCCGTTTCATCGCCCGGTGGGCGGCCCGCCGCGGGCTGACGCCCAACCAGGTGACGCTCATCTCGATCACGCTGGGCGTGCTCGCCGCCGCCTGCTTCGCGACCGGTGACCGGCCGTGGATGGTGCTGGGCGGCGTGCTGATCTACTTCGCGTTCGTGTTCGACTGCGTCGACGGGCAGGTCGCCCGCTACGCCCGCAAGTTCGGCGTGCTGGGCGCGTGGCTGGACGCGACGTTCGACCGGTTCAAGGAGTACGTCGTCTTCGCCGGCCTGGCGGTCGGCTGGGTGGTGTCGGGCAACGGCGACGACATCTGGATCCTCGCCCTGGCGGCGATCGGCCTGCAGTCGGTACGCCACCTGCTCGACTTCTCCTTCGGCATCGCCAACCGCCGCAGCAAGCCGCCGGCCCAGCTGCCCACGCTGCCGCTGGCCGCGCCCGACGACCGCGACCTGCGCAAGGCCCTGGAGCGCCGCAAGGTCGAGCGCAGCCAGGGCATCCGCGGCCTGCTGAAGATGTGGAGCAAGGCCGGCCGGTACCGAGCGGTCCACTGGGCGCGTAAGATGATCGTCTTCCCCATCGGCGAGCGGTTCGCGGCCATCGCGATCACCGCCGCCCTCTTCGACGCCCGCATCACCTTCCTCACGCTGGTGGTCTGGGGCACCGTCGCCGCCGCCTACACCCTCACCGGACGCCTCATGAGGTCGCTCGCATGA
- a CDS encoding Lrp/AsnC family transcriptional regulator translates to MELDQLDRDIIAALVEDARATYAEIGHQVGLSASAVKRRVDRLRETGAITGFSARVAPRALGWTTEAYVELFCQGKTKPSDIAVAVAKFPEVVAAATITGEADALLHIRATDVRHVERVIERIAAETFVVRTKSSIVLSRLVDLPPGAALPDARTGSQAAR, encoded by the coding sequence GTGGAACTGGACCAGCTTGATCGTGACATCATCGCGGCACTCGTCGAGGACGCCCGCGCGACCTACGCGGAGATCGGCCACCAGGTGGGCCTGAGCGCGTCGGCCGTCAAGCGCCGCGTCGACCGCCTGCGCGAGACGGGGGCGATCACCGGCTTCAGCGCCAGGGTGGCGCCCCGGGCGCTGGGCTGGACCACCGAGGCGTATGTCGAGCTGTTCTGCCAGGGCAAGACCAAGCCGTCCGACATCGCCGTGGCGGTGGCGAAGTTCCCGGAGGTGGTCGCGGCGGCGACGATCACGGGCGAGGCCGACGCGCTGCTGCACATCCGGGCCACGGACGTGCGCCACGTGGAGCGGGTGATCGAGCGCATCGCGGCCGAGACGTTCGTGGTGCGGACGAAGAGCTCCATCGTGCTGTCGCGGCTGGTCGACCTGCCGCCGGGGGCGGCCCTGCCGGACGCCCGTACGGGCTCGCAGGCGGCCCGCTGA